In a single window of the Magnolia sinica isolate HGM2019 chromosome 7, MsV1, whole genome shotgun sequence genome:
- the LOC131251432 gene encoding DELLA protein GAI1-like encodes MKREHEESSSSSSSRSNVYASPTMPSNGKMKILEPPDASPPLQSSDAGMDELLAALGYKVRASDMAEVAQKLEQLEMVLCNAPEDGISHLSSDTVHYNPSDLSTWLESMLSELNAPPLSFDPSVAPSVNPQFIDAPESSTVTTVDFPNSNRDRRIFSSDCDLRVIPGEIVYAEPEKKRMKLAPSAESVESARSVVLVDSQENGIRLVHALMACADAVQQDNLKVAEALVKQIRLLAASQAGAMRKVATFFAKALAQRIYGVRPPESPLDSSLSDILQMHFYEACPYLKFAHFTANQAILEAFAGKSRVHVIDFSMKQGLQWPALMQALALRPGGPPAFRLTGIGPPQPDNTDPLQQVGWKLAQLAETIHIEFEYRGFVANSLADLEPYMLDVRPGDVEAVAVNSVFELHPLLARPGAIDKVLATVKAVQPTIVTVVEQEANHNGPVFLDRFNEALHYYSTMFDSLEGCGMSPPNGQDQLMSEEYLGRQILNVVACEGTERVERHETLGQWRGRMGGAGFAPVHLGSNAFKQASMLLALFAGGDGYRVEENNGCLMLGWHTRPLIATSAWHIVEQV; translated from the coding sequence atgaagagggAGCACGAAGAAAGCAGTAGTAGCAGTAGCAGCAGAAGCAACGTCTACGCTTCTCCAACCATGCCATCCAACGGTAAGATGAAGATCTTAGAACCGCCAGACGCGTCTCCTCCTCTGCAATCGTCAGACGCGGGCATGGACGAGCTACTCGCCGCACTTGGATACAAGGTCCGAGCCTCTGATATGGCTGAGGTCGCCCAGAAGCTGGAGCAGCTCGAGATGGTACTCTGCAACGCGCCTGAGGATGGAATCTCCCATCTCTCATCCGACACCGTCCATTACAACCCTTCCGATCTATCCACCTGGCTCGAATCCATGCTTTCCGAGCTCAACGCACCTCCTCTATCCTTCGATCCGTCTGTCGCGCCGTCTGTAAATCCCCAATTCATCGACGCTCCTGAATCCTCCACCGTCACCACCGTCGATTTCCCCAATTCGAACCGGGACCGACGTATATTCAGTTCCGATTGCGATCTACGCGTTATCCCCGGCGAGATCGTGTATGCGGAACCTGAGAAGAAGCGGATGAAATTGGCACCGTCGGCAGAATCGGTCGAGTCGGCCCGTTCAGTCGTCCTGGTCGACTCGCAAGAAAACGGGATTCGGCTCGTCCATGCGCTGATGGCTTGCGCGGATGCCGTACAGCAGGACAACCTCAAGGTAGCGGAGGCGCTGGTGAAGCAGATCCGACTGCTGGCCGCCTCGCAGGCCGGTGCGATGCGGAAGGTGGCCACGTTCTTCGCGAAGGCGCTGGCGCAGCGCATCTACGGGGTTCGCCCCCCGGAGTCGCCGCTCGATTCGTCCTTATCCGATATCCTGCAGATGCATTTCTACGAAGCGTGCCCGTACCTGAAATTCGCTCACTTCACCGCCAACCAAGCGATCCTGGAGGCGTTCGCCGGGAAGAGCCGTGTCCACGTGATCGATTTCAGCATGAAACAAGGACTCCAATGGCCTGCCCTGATGCAGGCGCTGGCGCTACGCCCAGGCGGCCCGCCGGCCTTTCGATTAACGGGAATTGGCCCACCTCAGCCTGACAATACAGACCCCTTACAGCAGGTAGGCTGGAAATTAGCCCAATTGGCGGAGACGATCCATATCGAATTTGAGTACCGAGGGTTCGTTGCGAACAGCCTAGCAGACCTTGAGCCCTACATGCTCGATGTCCGGCCTGGCGATGTCGAGGCTGTGGCGGTTAATTCAGTGTTCGAACTGCACCCACTGCTCGCTCGGCCTGGCGCAATCGACAAGGTGCTGGCGACTGTGAAGGCGGTGCAGCCGACGATTGTGACAGTGGTAGAGCAGGAGGCAAACCACAACGGACCGGTGTTCCTAGACCGGTTTAACGAAGCACTGCACTACTACTCAACGATGTTCGATTCGTTAGAGGGGTGTGGGATGTCGCCGCCGAATGGGCAGGACCAGCTGATGTCAGAGGAGTACCTGGGGAGGCAGATACTGAACGTGGTGGCGTGTGAGGGGACAGAGCGGGTGGAGCGGCACGAGACGCTGGGGCAGTGGCGGGGTAGAATGGGTGGGGCTGGGTTCGCGCCGGTGCACCTTGGGTCAAACGCGTTTAAGCAGGCGAGCATGCTGCTGGCGCTGTTTGCAGGTGGGGATGGGTACAGAGTGGAGGAGAACAACGGTTGTTTGATGCTGGGTTGGCATACCAGGCCGCTCATTGCGACTTCAGCTTGGCATATCGTCGAACAGGTGTAG